From a region of the Synechococcus sp. PCC 7502 genome:
- the petC gene encoding cytochrome b6-f complex iron-sulfur subunit, whose amino-acid sequence MSQASISDVPSMGRRQFMNVLLGGAVGTTVLGALYPVVQYFVPPSSGGSGGGVTAKDALGKDIIASQFLDSHQVGDHVLAQGLKGDPTYIIVTDSKEVANFGLNAVCTHLGCVVPWNTAENKFMCPCHGSQYDSTGKKVRGPAPLSLALVHAQVSDDKVQFLPWTETDFRTDEAPWWV is encoded by the coding sequence TCAATCAGTGATGTACCAAGCATGGGTCGTCGCCAATTTATGAATGTGCTTTTAGGTGGAGCAGTTGGCACCACTGTTTTAGGTGCGTTATATCCTGTAGTTCAATACTTTGTCCCGCCTTCGAGCGGTGGTAGTGGTGGTGGGGTTACAGCCAAAGATGCCCTAGGCAAAGATATTATTGCTTCTCAGTTTTTAGATTCCCATCAAGTTGGCGATCATGTTCTTGCCCAAGGTTTAAAAGGCGATCCTACTTACATTATTGTTACAGACAGTAAAGAAGTTGCCAACTTTGGTTTGAATGCGGTTTGTACCCATTTAGGCTGTGTTGTCCCCTGGAATACCGCCGAAAATAAGTTTATGTGTCCTTGTCATGGGTCTCAGTATGACAGCACGGGTAAAAAAGTACGGGGTCCTGCTCCGCTATCGCTGGCTCTAGTCCATGCTCAAGTGTCCGATGATAAGGTGCAGTTTTTACCTTGGACTGAAACCGACTTCCGCACTGATGAAGCTCCTTGGTGGGTTTAA
- a CDS encoding apocytochrome f — protein MKRNLFLAIALVVLIFNGLVASPAQAYPYYAQAAYENPREATGRIVCANCHLAQKPTQLELPQSVKPDTVFEAVVKIPYDHSQQQVLADGSKGGLNVGAVIVLPEGFKIAPEDRLSEELKEKTKDIYYQPYSDTKENIVIVGPIPGDEYSEIIFPVLSPDPNTDKNVSFLKYPVHVGANRGRGQVYPTGAKSNNVQWTAPVAGTVSKITEIPPNEEEDTYGGYAVTIQPENGKAVTEEILAGANLLVSEGQVVKAGEALTSNPNVGGFGQVDGEIVLQDPRRIQWLLAFFASIFVTQIMLVLKKKQVEKVQAVELNF, from the coding sequence ATGAAGAGAAATTTATTTTTGGCGATCGCCCTAGTGGTTCTAATTTTTAATGGACTAGTGGCATCTCCAGCGCAAGCCTATCCCTACTATGCCCAAGCTGCCTATGAGAATCCTAGGGAAGCTACTGGACGTATTGTCTGTGCCAACTGTCACCTAGCGCAAAAGCCCACCCAGTTGGAACTACCCCAATCTGTTAAGCCCGACACTGTATTTGAGGCAGTTGTTAAAATCCCCTATGATCATAGTCAACAGCAGGTTTTAGCTGATGGTAGTAAAGGTGGCTTGAATGTCGGGGCTGTAATCGTTCTACCGGAAGGTTTTAAGATTGCCCCCGAAGATCGCCTCTCTGAAGAACTAAAGGAAAAGACTAAGGATATTTACTATCAACCCTATAGTGATACCAAGGAAAATATTGTTATAGTTGGTCCAATTCCTGGGGATGAATATTCGGAAATCATATTTCCCGTACTTTCCCCCGATCCTAACACCGATAAAAATGTCAGTTTCCTCAAATATCCCGTTCATGTCGGAGCCAATAGAGGTAGAGGACAGGTTTACCCCACAGGAGCTAAGAGTAATAATGTGCAGTGGACTGCGCCCGTTGCAGGTACAGTTAGCAAAATCACGGAAATACCTCCCAATGAAGAAGAAGATACCTACGGTGGTTATGCTGTAACTATTCAGCCTGAAAATGGTAAAGCTGTAACTGAAGAAATCTTGGCGGGTGCAAATTTACTGGTTTCCGAAGGTCAAGTGGTAAAAGCGGGAGAAGCCTTAACTTCTAATCCTAATGTTGGTGGCTTTGGTCAAGTAGATGGTGAAATTGTGCTTCAAGACCCCAGAAGAATTCAGTGGTTATTAGCCTTCTTTGCTTCAATATTTGTAACCCAAATTATGTTGGTTTTGAAGAAAAAACAAGTGGAAAAAGTCCAAGCTGTGGAGTTGAATTTCTAA
- a CDS encoding ABC transporter ATP-binding protein encodes MTTLLSVHKVSRRFSGLLAIDRVSFTVESGEIFGLIGPNGAGKTTMFNLITGLIRPSSGEIIYQDQSISRSQPYKIAQTGIARTFQNLRLFGNLSVLENVAIAHHIHTKSNLIASIWGTKLARAEEQEIQLRSYQLLELVGLESKSSQLAHNLPYGDQRRLELARALALRPQLLLLDEPAAGMNPTEKATLSDLIRKIRSLFNLTIIMIEHHVPLVMGLCDRIAVLDFGQLIALGIPEVVKNDPQVIAAYLGDDAGVS; translated from the coding sequence ATGACAACCCTACTTTCTGTGCATAAAGTTAGCCGACGGTTTAGTGGATTATTGGCGATTGATCGGGTATCTTTTACGGTAGAGTCAGGGGAAATATTTGGACTGATTGGTCCGAATGGAGCAGGCAAAACCACGATGTTTAACTTGATTACGGGCTTAATTCGTCCTAGTAGCGGCGAAATTATCTATCAAGATCAAAGCATAAGTCGATCGCAGCCCTATAAAATTGCTCAAACAGGAATTGCCAGAACATTTCAAAATTTACGCCTATTTGGGAATCTTTCCGTTTTAGAAAATGTAGCGATCGCCCATCATATCCATACAAAATCTAATTTAATTGCTAGTATTTGGGGAACAAAGTTGGCAAGGGCAGAGGAACAGGAAATTCAATTGCGATCGTATCAGCTACTGGAGTTAGTAGGATTAGAGTCTAAATCTTCCCAACTGGCACATAATCTTCCCTATGGCGATCAGCGCAGGTTAGAACTAGCAAGGGCATTGGCATTACGACCACAGTTGCTGTTATTAGATGAACCTGCGGCGGGAATGAATCCTACGGAGAAAGCTACCCTTAGTGATTTAATTCGCAAAATTCGATCGCTATTTAATTTGACGATTATTATGATTGAGCATCATGTCCCTTTAGTTATGGGTTTGTGCGATCGCATTGCCGTCTTAGATTTTGGACAGCTAATCGCTTTAGGTATCCCTGAAGTTGTTAAAAATGATCCGCAGGTAATCGCCGCCTATCTTGGGGATGATGCTGGAGTTAGTTGA
- a CDS encoding ABC transporter ATP-binding protein translates to MQPLLEIRNLSVNYGAIQALQNINLEVQVGEIVTLIGANGAGKSTTLKAISRLVNPVGGEIFYDGKNIANLSSDRLVKLGTAQSPEGRRVLARQTVLANLELGAYTRSDTWGIKADLEKQFLIFPRLKERQQQLAGTLSGGEQQMLAIARAVMSRPKLLLLDEPSLGLAPQIVQEIFGVIRQLRQDGVTILLVEQNANLALQTADRAYVLEAGKLTISDRAANLLQDEKIRKAYFG, encoded by the coding sequence ATGCAACCTCTACTGGAAATTCGGAATCTATCGGTTAACTATGGCGCAATTCAAGCTTTGCAAAATATTAATCTGGAAGTGCAAGTAGGGGAAATCGTCACCCTGATCGGGGCAAATGGCGCAGGTAAAAGCACTACCCTAAAAGCAATTTCACGGTTGGTAAATCCTGTAGGTGGAGAGATTTTCTATGATGGTAAAAATATTGCGAATCTTTCTAGCGATCGCCTCGTTAAACTTGGTACTGCCCAAAGCCCAGAAGGACGTAGAGTTTTAGCTAGACAAACTGTGTTAGCCAACTTGGAATTAGGGGCATACACGCGATCAGACACTTGGGGCATAAAAGCCGATCTGGAAAAGCAGTTTTTAATCTTCCCTCGCCTCAAAGAACGTCAACAGCAATTGGCAGGAACCTTAAGCGGTGGAGAACAGCAAATGCTAGCGATCGCCCGTGCGGTTATGAGTCGCCCTAAATTGTTACTGTTAGATGAACCTAGTCTGGGGCTGGCTCCACAAATTGTCCAAGAAATATTTGGGGTGATTCGTCAACTGCGCCAAGATGGAGTCACGATTTTATTAGTTGAACAAAACGCTAATCTAGCTCTGCAAACTGCGGATCGGGCTTATGTTTTGGAAGCAGGAAAATTAACAATATCTGATCGGGCAGCTAACTTACTTCAAGATGAAAAAATCCGTAAAGCATACTTTGGGTAG
- the hflX gene encoding GTPase HflX, giving the protein MTTPEFAQRLAGISSDINKPVCVFVNRRGQVIRVGLGTPNHAKIPLMELPRYGEERLCGLRCIATNLKHEPPSITDLTAMAMQRLDSLITVTITSKGYVDRAYTAHILPESIDGESWYVSPPQSLDAVSKQDFLELVSGLEDQFRREYKAQVVEDEQDRVILVGLITSDASYRSSHKKSTQKPQELLSELGQLVDSAGGVVLSTILQKRDRPHPQTVLGEGKVQEIALAAQTQGANLIVFDRELSPAQIRNLERLMGIRVSDRTEVILDIFAQRAQSAAGKLQVELAQLQYRLPRLAGRGMALSRLGGGIGTRGPGETKLETDRRVIQKRITQLQHQVDQLQSQRARMRQQRIDQEIPTVAIVGYTNAGKSTLLNALTKSTVYAADKLFATLDPTTRRLHIRDQEHDPNPQTILITDTVGFIHELPPPLVNAFRATLEEVTEADVLIHLVDISHEAWESQLEAVNQILADMPIAVGATLTVFNKIDAVPDLDEIKAKYPDAIYVSAMQRQGLDQLLQELITVVKAEVS; this is encoded by the coding sequence TTGACAACTCCCGAATTTGCCCAACGACTGGCAGGTATTAGCAGTGATATAAATAAACCTGTATGTGTATTCGTAAATCGGCGGGGGCAGGTAATTAGGGTCGGATTAGGTACGCCCAACCATGCCAAAATTCCGTTAATGGAGTTACCTCGGTATGGGGAAGAACGTTTATGTGGACTGCGCTGTATTGCCACTAATCTTAAGCACGAGCCGCCCAGTATTACAGATTTAACGGCTATGGCTATGCAACGGCTGGATAGTTTGATTACCGTAACTATCACTAGTAAAGGCTATGTTGATCGTGCCTATACCGCCCATATTTTACCTGAGTCAATAGATGGTGAATCTTGGTATGTTTCTCCTCCCCAAAGTTTGGATGCTGTTAGTAAACAGGATTTTTTAGAATTAGTTTCGGGGCTAGAAGATCAGTTTCGGCGCGAATATAAAGCCCAAGTTGTTGAAGATGAACAAGATCGAGTAATTTTAGTCGGTCTAATTACCAGTGATGCTTCCTATCGTTCCTCTCACAAAAAATCAACCCAAAAGCCCCAAGAACTTCTATCCGAACTAGGGCAGTTAGTAGATAGTGCAGGCGGTGTAGTTCTCAGTACAATTCTCCAAAAACGCGATCGCCCCCATCCCCAAACCGTATTAGGTGAAGGTAAAGTTCAAGAAATTGCCCTTGCGGCTCAAACTCAGGGAGCTAACTTAATTGTATTTGACCGAGAATTATCCCCTGCCCAAATTCGGAATTTAGAAAGATTAATGGGAATTAGGGTTAGCGATCGCACGGAAGTAATTTTAGATATATTTGCCCAACGCGCCCAGTCTGCCGCAGGAAAGTTGCAAGTAGAATTAGCTCAATTGCAATATCGTTTACCCCGTTTAGCAGGTAGAGGTATGGCTTTATCCCGATTAGGTGGTGGAATTGGTACCAGAGGACCTGGAGAAACCAAACTGGAAACTGATCGCCGTGTTATTCAAAAACGGATTACCCAACTGCAACATCAAGTCGATCAACTCCAATCCCAACGGGCAAGAATGCGGCAACAACGGATTGATCAAGAAATTCCGACGGTAGCGATCGTGGGATACACCAATGCAGGTAAATCAACTTTACTCAATGCCTTAACCAAGTCCACGGTTTATGCTGCTGACAAGCTATTTGCCACCCTTGATCCAACCACCCGCCGTTTGCATATTCGTGATCAAGAGCATGATCCTAATCCCCAAACCATTCTGATCACTGATACCGTTGGATTTATTCACGAACTGCCACCACCTCTGGTCAATGCTTTTCGCGCCACCCTTGAAGAAGTCACCGAAGCCGATGTATTAATTCACTTAGTTGATATTTCCCATGAGGCGTGGGAATCCCAATTAGAAGCTGTGAATCAGATTTTAGCGGATATGCCGATTGCTGTCGGAGCCACCCTAACCGTATTTAATAAAATTGATGCCGTGCCAGATTTAGATGAAATTAAAGCAAAATATCCTGATGCAATTTATGTTTCCGCTATGCAACGCCAAGGCTTGGATCAACTTTTACAAGAACTAATTACAGTTGTCAAAGCTGAGGTAAGTTAA
- the ffh gene encoding signal recognition particle protein gives MFDEISDKFEQAWKKLRGQDKITTSNIQGAIREVRRALLEADANLQVVKDFSDRLTQKAQGADVIAGVRPDQQFIKIVYDELVQVMGSENAPLAEAETAPTVILMAGLQGTGKTTASAKLALHLRKLNRTTLLVATDIYRPAAIDQLITLGNQIDVPVFQLGTDANPVEIARQGVAHAKAEGINTVIVDTAGRLQIDETMMAELVQIKQAIAPHEVLLVVDAMTGQEAANLTRTFHDQIGITGAILTKLDGDTRGGAALSVREISGQPIKFVGVGEKVEALQPFYPERMASRILGMGDVLTLVEKAQEEINIADAEKLQEKILSAKFDFDDFLKNTRMMKSMGSFGGLLKMLPGMKINDAQIKEAENQLKRCEAMISSMTKQERQDPDLLAKSPSRKQRIAKGSGYQLQDVTKLVSDFQRMRTMMQQMGKGKMPGMPGGGFPDMMGGNMPPGSQPSYGKKKKKKKGFGEL, from the coding sequence ATGTTTGATGAAATTTCCGATAAGTTTGAACAGGCTTGGAAAAAGCTGCGTGGTCAGGACAAAATCACCACATCTAATATTCAAGGTGCAATTCGAGAAGTCCGCCGCGCCTTATTAGAAGCTGATGCTAACCTCCAAGTAGTTAAAGATTTTAGCGATCGCCTTACCCAGAAAGCCCAAGGTGCCGATGTTATAGCAGGAGTACGTCCCGACCAGCAATTCATCAAAATTGTCTATGATGAGTTAGTTCAAGTCATGGGTAGCGAAAATGCACCCTTGGCTGAGGCAGAGACTGCACCGACCGTCATTTTAATGGCAGGCTTACAGGGTACAGGTAAAACCACTGCTTCCGCTAAATTAGCCCTACATCTCCGCAAACTTAACCGCACTACTCTTTTAGTTGCCACCGATATTTACCGCCCTGCAGCGATCGATCAGTTAATCACCCTTGGCAATCAGATCGATGTACCCGTGTTTCAGTTGGGTACCGATGCTAATCCCGTGGAAATTGCCCGACAGGGGGTTGCCCATGCCAAAGCTGAAGGGATAAATACTGTAATTGTGGATACGGCTGGACGCTTGCAGATTGATGAAACCATGATGGCTGAGCTTGTCCAAATTAAACAGGCGATCGCTCCCCACGAAGTTTTATTAGTAGTAGATGCCATGACTGGACAGGAGGCAGCCAACCTCACCCGCACCTTCCATGACCAAATTGGTATCACTGGCGCAATTTTAACTAAGCTTGATGGCGATACTAGAGGTGGGGCGGCACTATCAGTACGGGAGATTTCGGGGCAACCGATTAAATTTGTGGGTGTGGGCGAAAAAGTCGAAGCATTACAGCCGTTTTATCCCGAACGTATGGCTTCACGGATTTTGGGGATGGGTGATGTCCTGACCCTTGTGGAAAAAGCGCAGGAAGAAATTAATATTGCCGATGCCGAAAAACTGCAAGAAAAGATTCTATCCGCTAAGTTTGATTTTGATGACTTCCTCAAAAATACCCGCATGATGAAAAGCATGGGTTCCTTTGGCGGACTCCTCAAAATGCTCCCAGGCATGAAAATCAATGATGCTCAAATTAAAGAGGCAGAAAATCAACTAAAACGCTGCGAGGCAATGATCAGTTCGATGACTAAGCAGGAACGCCAAGACCCCGACCTCCTAGCAAAAAGTCCTAGCCGTAAACAGCGCATTGCCAAAGGATCAGGCTATCAACTCCAAGATGTGACAAAATTGGTTTCCGACTTTCAAAGAATGCGGACAATGATGCAACAAATGGGTAAAGGTAAAATGCCCGGAATGCCCGGTGGTGGATTTCCCGATATGATGGGTGGTAATATGCCCCCCGGTAGTCAACCAAGCTACGGTAAAAAGAAAAAAAAGAAAAAAGGCTTTGGCGAACTTTAA
- a CDS encoding DUF2288 domain-containing protein → MNELRTHLQDLVDTAVWEWLEEHAQEGRMLIVAPHLELVDVGLALAEDDISIVKQWLDDGWLYRPTDGQISHWQNDKNLEFKSLIIQPFVLCRLPADG, encoded by the coding sequence ATGAACGAATTAAGAACTCACTTACAGGATTTAGTTGATACAGCCGTTTGGGAATGGCTAGAGGAACACGCTCAAGAAGGTCGAATGCTCATTGTGGCACCCCATTTAGAATTAGTAGATGTGGGTCTAGCATTAGCCGAAGATGACATTAGTATTGTGAAGCAGTGGCTAGATGATGGCTGGTTATATCGACCGACCGATGGACAAATTAGTCATTGGCAAAACGATAAAAACTTGGAATTTAAAAGTTTAATAATTCAGCCTTTTGTGTTGTGCCGATTGCCAGCAGATGGGTAA
- a CDS encoding DUF3386 domain-containing protein has protein sequence MQTTEKPLQSSARDLFQAAYENRYTWDSNFPGFSADVSVSIDGMTRTGRATITKDLTVEVIMDDQKLITRTSRTPSGEEKTITVDEEQEWLTNQLKDVVTHRKRKSFEDAHGKSSFSMGDRDASGAVEILVSGDSMGSNYKVKDNQISLVSRVMGRIGFVINHLAHLDTGEGYISSAYNAIFRNPQTDAITRQAKFEDNYEKIGNYYVMTSQFVQVNEQGTQKTYEIKFSNIQLS, from the coding sequence ATGCAAACAACTGAAAAACCTCTACAAAGTTCTGCCCGTGACCTATTTCAGGCTGCTTACGAAAATCGCTATACATGGGACTCTAACTTTCCGGGCTTCAGTGCCGATGTCTCTGTCAGCATAGATGGTATGACTCGTACAGGTAGGGCAACTATCACCAAAGACCTAACCGTAGAAGTAATTATGGACGATCAAAAGCTAATTACTCGTACCAGTCGCACTCCCAGTGGTGAAGAAAAAACAATCACCGTCGATGAAGAACAGGAATGGTTAACCAATCAATTAAAAGATGTCGTCACCCACCGCAAACGTAAATCCTTTGAAGATGCTCATGGCAAGTCTAGTTTTTCTATGGGCGATCGCGATGCCTCAGGTGCTGTAGAAATTTTAGTATCTGGCGACTCAATGGGTTCCAACTATAAAGTCAAGGATAATCAGATTTCCCTGGTTAGTCGGGTCATGGGTCGCATTGGTTTTGTCATTAATCATTTAGCGCACTTGGATACAGGTGAAGGCTATATTTCTAGTGCCTATAACGCTATATTCCGTAATCCTCAAACCGATGCCATTACCCGTCAGGCAAAATTTGAAGATAACTACGAAAAAATTGGTAACTACTATGTGATGACTAGTCAATTTGTCCAAGTTAACGAGCAAGGTACTCAAAAAACTTACGAGATCAAATTTTCTAATATTCAGCTTTCTTAG
- a CDS encoding triacylglycerol lipase: protein MIPNLILPGYLAGAKDYLGLQMSLENLGFKATIVPLEWWEWLPTVGGRSIAPILLKLDQAVKQICQELQVSQVNLIAHSAGGWVSRIYLGETPYYGRVWGANAQVARLISLGTPHRSKEPWAAPNLDFVNNNYPDAFHQNLKYICIAGKAVYGEKTWKSWLAYSSYELTCGIGNTWGDGIIPIECAHLAGAENLVLEGANHSPKAGLWYGSPELVHKWASYLEP, encoded by the coding sequence ATGATTCCTAATTTAATTCTCCCCGGCTATTTAGCTGGTGCCAAGGATTATCTAGGTTTGCAAATGTCCTTAGAAAATTTAGGCTTTAAAGCAACCATAGTGCCGTTGGAGTGGTGGGAATGGCTCCCCACAGTGGGCGGCAGATCGATCGCACCAATTTTACTAAAGTTAGATCAAGCCGTTAAGCAAATATGTCAAGAGTTGCAAGTATCTCAGGTTAACTTAATTGCCCATTCCGCAGGAGGTTGGGTTTCCAGAATTTATTTGGGTGAAACTCCTTACTATGGGAGAGTTTGGGGTGCAAATGCTCAGGTTGCGCGTTTAATTAGCCTAGGCACTCCCCATCGCAGTAAAGAACCTTGGGCTGCCCCGAATTTAGATTTTGTCAATAACAATTACCCTGATGCTTTTCATCAAAACCTCAAATATATTTGTATAGCGGGTAAGGCTGTTTATGGGGAGAAGACATGGAAGTCTTGGTTGGCATATAGTAGCTATGAATTAACCTGTGGAATAGGCAATACTTGGGGAGATGGCATTATTCCGATTGAATGCGCTCACTTAGCAGGTGCGGAGAATTTAGTTTTAGAAGGGGCAAATCACTCACCTAAAGCTGGTCTGTGGTATGGTTCGCCCGAATTGGTACATAAGTGGGCTAGTTATTTAGAGCCGTAA
- a CDS encoding ATP phosphoribosyltransferase regulatory subunit, whose protein sequence is MVNLTLPIGARDLLPLDVAQKQWIETRLQSVFRSWGYHCIITPTLEHLGTLTVGGAVKLESVIQVDGSNAEVLGLRPELTASIARAYASRLGKVTSPQRLYYNDNVFRKLPSSNRQQEYYQSGVELLGGAGILADAEILLLLAKCLESTSLNNWQMVLGDVGLTTALLNTFPVQYQAKVRRCIAELDRIGLLNLAMPEQLKSQALDLIDLRGQPHEVLERILSLTWVKHLDTEIQYLQSLIALIEHSFPVTPILDLSLVQSFGYYTGIVFEVVSGNYVIAQGGRYDQLLGLYNAQCESHPSIGFCLNLEDLHKVLMPTLPREIEPSAWLVVAIAPDAVNNAFSYASDLRTKYGVAVELELEFRDRDAVVAYGRSRGIKQVAWVSSSGVLSTENL, encoded by the coding sequence ATGGTAAATTTAACACTTCCTATAGGGGCTAGGGATTTACTACCCTTGGACGTAGCTCAAAAGCAGTGGATTGAAACTCGCCTGCAATCAGTATTTCGATCATGGGGCTATCATTGCATTATTACCCCAACTCTTGAACATTTAGGCACCCTGACCGTAGGTGGGGCTGTAAAACTGGAATCAGTAATTCAAGTAGATGGGAGTAATGCTGAAGTTTTGGGCTTGCGACCTGAACTAACGGCTTCGATCGCCCGTGCCTATGCGTCAAGATTAGGAAAGGTTACTAGTCCTCAACGTTTGTACTACAACGATAATGTATTTCGGAAGTTGCCTTCAAGTAATCGCCAACAGGAATATTATCAGTCAGGAGTGGAGCTATTAGGGGGAGCAGGGATATTAGCCGACGCTGAAATTTTACTGTTACTGGCAAAATGTCTAGAGAGTACTAGTTTAAATAATTGGCAGATGGTGTTAGGTGATGTGGGATTAACTACGGCTTTACTAAATACTTTTCCTGTCCAATATCAAGCTAAAGTTCGTAGGTGTATTGCTGAGCTAGATCGGATCGGTTTACTAAATTTAGCTATGCCAGAGCAGTTAAAGTCACAGGCTTTAGATTTAATTGATCTCCGTGGTCAGCCCCATGAGGTTTTAGAGCGGATATTATCTCTAACATGGGTTAAACATTTAGATACTGAAATACAATATTTGCAGTCATTGATTGCACTAATAGAGCATAGCTTTCCTGTGACTCCGATCCTAGACCTAAGTTTGGTTCAGAGTTTTGGCTACTACACTGGCATTGTGTTTGAAGTCGTAAGCGGAAACTATGTCATTGCCCAAGGCGGACGTTATGATCAACTGCTCGGACTTTATAACGCCCAATGTGAAAGTCATCCTAGTATTGGTTTTTGTTTAAACTTAGAAGACTTACATAAGGTTTTAATGCCAACACTGCCAAGGGAAATTGAGCCTAGTGCTTGGTTAGTGGTGGCGATCGCTCCTGATGCAGTTAATAATGCCTTTAGCTATGCCTCAGATTTACGGACTAAGTACGGAGTTGCTGTAGAGTTAGAACTAGAGTTTCGTGATCGGGATGCAGTTGTTGCCTATGGGCGATCGCGCGGGATTAAACAAGTGGCTTGGGTCAGTAGCTCTGGAGTCTTGAGTACAGAAAACCTATGA
- a CDS encoding J domain-containing protein, producing MKKLQPFRIDQGICQFDFNDYYAALGVPITADAVTLRKRYLSIAKILHPDIYGRPPLEKHLATQYLAKLVNPAYHVLNQPLERTAYTAVLKLLGKRLMKKGQRINPQSEVARQLLYFPSDFSYEKAVQEVAEYQFQSLDTILEYSGQISELNLVYILYQEGYKHFSNSAPRPQGAGTPQTDNTFIQTTPPPPPSPPPMYPSYRSSNTGNLGNTGIYKPKTDIIYPPPTGGSSKSNKIDSQANTRLQQESQINQEPTKPKVSIQPYLKLAEDYIAKNQWSMARNELTKAEQIDNGSSKCYALLGLVYMNQKLMGLAKSNFQKALRLNPQEPLALKYINSLDASGKKDDPKGKDKPKSKKGGFFGWLSGN from the coding sequence GTGAAAAAGCTGCAACCATTTCGGATTGATCAAGGAATATGTCAATTCGATTTTAATGATTACTATGCTGCCCTAGGAGTCCCTATAACGGCAGATGCAGTCACTTTGCGTAAAAGATACCTATCCATAGCCAAAATTTTGCACCCTGATATTTATGGTCGTCCTCCCCTTGAAAAACATCTAGCAACCCAGTATCTAGCTAAACTGGTTAACCCCGCCTATCATGTTTTAAACCAACCCCTTGAAAGAACTGCATACACTGCCGTACTTAAGCTACTTGGCAAAAGACTTATGAAAAAGGGACAAAGAATTAACCCTCAGTCAGAAGTAGCACGTCAATTACTTTATTTCCCCAGCGACTTTAGCTATGAAAAAGCAGTACAGGAGGTTGCTGAGTACCAATTCCAGTCATTGGATACAATTTTGGAATATTCAGGACAAATAAGTGAACTAAACTTGGTGTATATCCTATATCAAGAGGGTTATAAACATTTCTCCAATAGCGCACCTAGACCTCAAGGAGCAGGGACACCCCAAACTGATAATACTTTTATTCAAACTACCCCACCACCGCCCCCCAGTCCACCGCCAATGTATCCGAGTTATAGAAGTAGCAATACTGGTAATCTTGGCAACACTGGTATATATAAACCTAAAACCGATATTATTTACCCCCCACCTACAGGAGGATCGAGTAAATCAAATAAAATTGATTCTCAGGCAAATACTAGACTACAGCAAGAATCACAAATTAACCAAGAACCGACTAAACCCAAGGTTTCAATTCAGCCCTACCTTAAGCTAGCAGAGGACTATATTGCTAAAAACCAATGGTCAATGGCACGTAATGAGTTAACTAAAGCAGAGCAGATTGATAATGGGAGTAGTAAATGCTATGCCCTGTTGGGTTTAGTTTATATGAATCAAAAACTGATGGGGTTGGCAAAGTCTAATTTTCAAAAAGCTTTGAGATTAAATCCTCAGGAACCTCTAGCCTTAAAATATATAAATAGCTTAGATGCTTCAGGTAAAAAAGATGACCCTAAAGGTAAGGACAAACCAAAATCTAAAAAGGGTGGGTTCTTTGGTTGGCTGAGTGGCAACTGA